The Aequorivita sublithincola DSM 14238 genome window below encodes:
- a CDS encoding pyruvate dehydrogenase complex E1 component subunit beta produces the protein MKTLQFREAIQEAMSEEMRRDETIYLMGEEVAEYNGAYKASKGMLEEFGAKRVIDTPIAEMGFSGIAVGSAMNGNRPIVEYMTFNFSLVAIDQIINNAAKMRQMSGGQFNIPIVFRGPTASAGQLAATHSQSFESWYANCPGLKVVVPSNPADAKGLLKSAIRDNDPVIFMESEQMYGDKGEVPEGEYLIPIGVADIKRKGTDVTIVSFGKIIKEAYNAAETLAEEGIECEIIDLRTVRPLDYEAIFESVKKTNRLVILEEAWPFGNVSTEITYQVQNQIFDYLDAPIVKINTADTPAPYSPNLLAEWLPNSEDVIKAVKKVLYRK, from the coding sequence ATGAAAACACTACAATTCAGAGAGGCTATACAAGAGGCGATGAGCGAAGAAATGCGCCGCGACGAAACTATATATTTAATGGGCGAGGAAGTTGCCGAATACAATGGAGCTTACAAAGCCAGTAAAGGAATGCTTGAAGAGTTTGGTGCAAAACGCGTTATTGACACTCCAATTGCCGAGATGGGTTTTTCAGGAATTGCCGTAGGTTCAGCAATGAATGGTAATAGACCCATTGTTGAGTATATGACCTTCAATTTCTCACTAGTTGCTATAGATCAAATTATAAACAACGCTGCCAAAATGCGTCAAATGAGCGGCGGACAGTTTAATATTCCTATCGTTTTTCGCGGGCCAACGGCTTCTGCTGGACAACTTGCGGCAACGCACAGCCAGTCTTTTGAAAGCTGGTATGCAAACTGCCCAGGTTTGAAAGTAGTGGTTCCAAGCAATCCAGCTGATGCAAAAGGTTTGCTGAAAAGTGCCATTCGCGATAACGATCCAGTAATATTTATGGAAAGTGAGCAGATGTATGGCGACAAAGGTGAAGTGCCGGAAGGAGAATATTTAATTCCGATTGGAGTTGCAGATATTAAGAGAAAAGGAACTGATGTAACCATCGTTTCCTTCGGAAAAATTATAAAAGAAGCCTATAATGCAGCAGAAACTCTTGCTGAAGAAGGCATAGAGTGCGAGATTATTGACCTTAGAACTGTAAGACCACTAGATTACGAAGCTATTTTTGAATCAGTAAAGAAAACAAACCGTTTAGTGATTCTTGAAGAAGCATGGCCTTTCGGAAATGTTTCTACTGAAATAACGTATCAAGTTCAAAATCAAATTTTCGATTATTTAGATGCTCCAATCGTAAAGATTAATACTGCTGACACTCCGGCTCCGTATTCTCCTAATTTATTAGCAGAATGGTTGCCAAATAGTGAAGATGTTATTAAGGCAGTTAAGAAAGTTCTTTATAGAAAATAG
- a CDS encoding electron transfer flavoprotein subunit beta/FixA family protein: protein MKILVCISHVPDTTSKINFTDGDTKFDTNGVQFVINPNDEFGLTRAMWFKEKQGATVHVINVGGPETEPTLRKALAIGADEAIRINTPATDGFSVAKQLANVVKEGGYDLVIGGRESIDYNGGMVPGMLAKLIGANFVNTCIGLEVEGDKATAIREIDGGKETLKTSLPLVIGGQKGLVEESDLRIPNMRGIMQARSKPLNVKEPVTSNAETNTVSFEKPAPKGAVKLVDNVEELINLLHNEAKVI from the coding sequence ATGAAAATATTAGTCTGTATAAGTCACGTACCGGACACTACTTCAAAAATCAATTTTACCGACGGCGATACCAAATTTGACACCAATGGCGTTCAATTTGTAATCAATCCGAATGACGAATTCGGCCTTACTCGCGCTATGTGGTTTAAGGAAAAACAAGGCGCAACAGTCCATGTAATAAATGTAGGCGGCCCAGAAACGGAGCCAACTTTACGCAAAGCTTTGGCTATTGGTGCCGATGAAGCAATACGAATAAACACTCCGGCAACCGATGGTTTTTCAGTTGCTAAACAACTTGCAAACGTAGTGAAAGAAGGAGGTTACGATCTGGTAATTGGCGGAAGAGAATCCATCGATTATAACGGTGGAATGGTTCCCGGAATGCTTGCAAAACTTATTGGCGCAAATTTCGTAAATACCTGCATCGGTCTTGAAGTTGAAGGCGATAAAGCAACCGCAATCCGTGAAATAGACGGCGGAAAGGAAACTTTAAAAACCTCACTTCCATTAGTAATTGGCGGTCAAAAAGGTTTGGTTGAAGAAAGCGATCTACGCATTCCAAACATGCGCGGCATTATGCAAGCCCGTTCAAAACCGTTAAACGTTAAAGAACCAGTAACTTCAAATGCAGAAACAAATACTGTTTCCTTTGAAAAACCAGCACCGAAAGGAGCAGTTAAATTGGTTGACAACGTTGAAGAATTGATAAATCTTCTCCACAACGAAGCGAAGGTAATTTAA
- a CDS encoding electron transfer flavoprotein subunit alpha/FixB family protein encodes MILVYTESEEGKIKKIALEAVSYAKGIADQMGTTVTAVSINANDTSELGKYGASKVLEVSSDKLNKFNGEAYADVIGQAAKSEGAKVIILTSSANSKFLSPTLAVNIEAGFVPNVIGLPESTSPFKVKHSVFTNKAFASTEITSDIKLIGLGKNSYGLKENETSATTEAFTPNLDAHDFDMEIVSVDKATDKVTIADAEIVVSAGRGMKGPENWGMIEDLASTLGAATACSKPVSDMGWRPHSEHVGQTGKPVASNLYIAIGISGAIQHLAGINASKVKVVINNDPEAPFFKAADYGIVGDAFEIVPKLTEKLKEFKAQNA; translated from the coding sequence ATGATACTAGTTTATACCGAATCAGAAGAAGGAAAAATTAAGAAAATAGCTTTAGAAGCTGTTTCCTACGCAAAAGGAATTGCAGACCAGATGGGAACTACTGTTACCGCGGTTAGCATCAATGCAAATGACACTTCAGAATTAGGAAAATACGGCGCTTCAAAAGTGTTAGAAGTTTCCAGTGATAAATTAAATAAATTCAACGGTGAAGCTTATGCAGATGTAATTGGACAAGCTGCCAAAAGCGAAGGTGCAAAAGTGATTATTTTAACATCCAGCGCTAACAGTAAATTTTTGTCGCCAACTTTGGCGGTAAATATTGAAGCTGGTTTTGTTCCTAACGTAATTGGTCTTCCAGAAAGCACTTCACCTTTTAAGGTTAAACACAGCGTTTTCACCAATAAGGCTTTTGCTTCAACCGAAATTACAAGCGATATTAAATTAATCGGTTTAGGTAAAAATAGTTATGGTTTAAAGGAAAATGAAACTTCCGCAACAACCGAAGCTTTCACACCAAACCTTGACGCACACGATTTTGATATGGAAATTGTTTCCGTAGATAAAGCAACCGACAAAGTAACAATCGCAGATGCCGAAATTGTAGTTTCTGCTGGTCGCGGAATGAAAGGGCCTGAAAACTGGGGAATGATTGAAGATCTAGCCTCAACATTAGGCGCAGCAACCGCCTGCTCAAAACCAGTGAGCGATATGGGCTGGAGGCCTCACAGCGAACACGTTGGGCAAACTGGAAAACCAGTAGCTTCAAACCTTTACATTGCCATTGGTATTTCTGGAGCTATTCAGCATTTAGCTGGAATCAATGCTTCAAAAGTGAAAGTGGTAATTAACAACGATCCCGAAGCACCTTTCTTTAAGGCCGCAGATTACGGTATCGTGGGTGATGCTTTTGAAATTGTGCCAAAACTCACCGAAAAATTAAAAGAATTTAAAGCGCAGAACGCATAA
- a CDS encoding bifunctional nuclease family protein, translating into MSLVKLTIKGISYSQTQNGAYALILSEVDGERKLPIVIGAFEAQSIAIALEKEITPPRPLTHDLFKNFADRFEIIVKQVIIHKLVDGVFYSSIICERDKIEEIIDARTSDAIALALRFKAPIFTYKNILDKAGIYLKTSTSKKALSKKEEAVIENLILGEDKESIKPTSQDYSKFSLTELNKMLDEAVTNENYEKAASVRDEISKRQ; encoded by the coding sequence ATGAGCTTAGTAAAACTAACCATAAAAGGAATATCCTACAGCCAAACCCAAAACGGCGCGTATGCCCTTATTTTAAGCGAAGTTGACGGCGAGCGTAAACTACCAATAGTGATTGGCGCTTTTGAAGCACAATCCATTGCGATTGCGTTAGAAAAAGAAATCACACCTCCTCGCCCATTGACTCACGACCTTTTTAAGAACTTCGCAGATCGTTTCGAAATTATAGTAAAACAAGTAATAATCCACAAATTGGTGGATGGTGTTTTCTACTCCAGCATCATTTGCGAACGCGACAAAATTGAAGAAATAATAGATGCTAGAACTAGCGATGCCATTGCTTTGGCGCTTCGGTTTAAGGCTCCTATTTTCACCTATAAAAACATTTTAGATAAAGCTGGTATTTATCTAAAAACTTCCACTTCCAAAAAAGCGCTTTCCAAAAAAGAAGAAGCAGTTATAGAAAATTTAATTTTGGGAGAAGACAAAGAATCAATCAAACCTACGAGCCAAGATTATAGCAAGTTCAGTTTAACTGAGTTGAACAAAATGCTAGACGAAGCCGTAACCAACGAGAATTACGAAAAAGCGGCAAGCGTGCGCGATGAAATATCCAAACGACAGTAG
- a CDS encoding NupC/NupG family nucleoside CNT transporter → MQKYLLVAIALFFFGNIFGQSIEKTWQFSEVKDQDGLSIININPEKDYLKLENGSFEYQMAPNDSLKSTGDYIFQNNLLVLFFNEPNDNIRRFRVAQVTDSTLSLSENNIEYQLKVPSASAVVSPLTVVKSSEIIPSQGFSMQSFWRGILGMISLLVIAFLFSANRKAINWKTVGLGLGFQLLIAIGVLKVGFIKSGFEAVGQLFINVLEYTRAGSEFLFGGMLDINSFGFIFAFQVLPTIIFFSALTSVLFYFGIIQIVVKGMGWLLTKLLNISGAESLSVAGNIFLGQTEAPLLIKAYLEKMNKSEMLLVMVGGMATVAGAVLAAYIGFLGGDDPELRLTFAKHLLAASVMAAPGAIVISKILYPQTEPIETDVHVSSDKIGSNFLDAIANGTTEGLRLAVNVGAMLLVFVAFIAMFNGIIGALASFDGFTIEALNFNWQFMSLNEYIANKTAYDGLSLEFILGTVFAPLMWLIGVAKEDMTMMGQLLGIKLAASEFVGYIQLTELKNVSNELHLNYEKSIIMATYMLCGFANFASIGIQIGGIGSLAPGQRKTLSKFGMKALIGGTIASLISATIAGMIIG, encoded by the coding sequence ATGCAGAAATATTTACTTGTAGCCATCGCGCTGTTTTTCTTCGGAAACATCTTTGGGCAGAGCATTGAAAAAACCTGGCAATTTTCAGAAGTTAAAGATCAAGATGGTCTTTCCATAATCAATATCAATCCTGAAAAAGATTATTTAAAACTCGAAAATGGTTCTTTTGAATATCAAATGGCGCCGAACGACAGCCTAAAATCTACTGGCGACTATATTTTTCAGAATAATTTATTAGTGCTTTTCTTCAACGAACCAAATGATAACATCAGAAGATTTCGCGTGGCTCAAGTTACGGATAGCACACTTTCACTTTCAGAAAACAATATTGAATATCAGCTAAAAGTACCGAGCGCTTCAGCTGTTGTATCACCCTTAACCGTAGTGAAATCTTCAGAAATAATACCAAGTCAAGGCTTTTCAATGCAAAGTTTCTGGCGTGGAATTTTAGGAATGATTTCCTTATTAGTAATCGCATTTCTTTTTAGCGCAAACCGAAAAGCCATCAATTGGAAAACCGTTGGCCTTGGCCTCGGTTTTCAGTTATTGATCGCTATTGGAGTTTTAAAAGTAGGTTTTATAAAAAGCGGTTTTGAAGCCGTTGGCCAACTATTTATCAACGTTTTGGAGTATACCAGAGCAGGAAGCGAATTCCTTTTTGGCGGAATGCTAGACATCAACTCATTCGGCTTTATTTTTGCTTTTCAGGTTTTACCTACGATTATATTTTTCTCCGCATTAACTTCGGTTCTATTTTACTTCGGAATAATTCAAATAGTAGTAAAAGGAATGGGTTGGTTATTAACAAAACTGCTGAACATTTCTGGCGCTGAAAGTTTGAGTGTCGCAGGAAATATCTTCCTAGGCCAAACAGAAGCACCACTACTTATAAAAGCGTATTTGGAAAAAATGAACAAGTCTGAAATGCTTTTGGTTATGGTGGGCGGTATGGCAACTGTTGCAGGAGCCGTACTCGCAGCATACATTGGCTTTTTAGGTGGCGACGACCCTGAATTACGTCTAACTTTTGCTAAGCATCTTTTAGCTGCCTCTGTTATGGCAGCTCCAGGCGCTATCGTTATTTCAAAAATATTGTATCCGCAAACGGAACCTATTGAGACGGACGTACACGTTTCCTCAGACAAAATTGGCTCAAATTTCCTAGACGCCATTGCAAACGGAACTACCGAAGGCTTAAGGCTTGCCGTAAACGTAGGTGCTATGCTCTTGGTTTTTGTTGCGTTTATTGCTATGTTTAATGGAATAATTGGAGCGCTAGCTAGCTTTGACGGTTTTACTATTGAAGCATTAAATTTTAACTGGCAGTTTATGTCCCTTAATGAATATATAGCTAATAAAACAGCATACGACGGACTATCACTTGAATTTATTTTAGGTACCGTTTTCGCTCCCTTAATGTGGCTTATAGGAGTAGCGAAAGAAGACATGACAATGATGGGACAGCTATTAGGAATAAAACTTGCCGCAAGTGAATTTGTAGGCTACATTCAGTTGACTGAGCTTAAAAACGTTTCAAACGAACTACACCTTAATTATGAAAAGAGCATTATTATGGCAACATATATGCTTTGCGGTTTTGCCAATTTTGCTTCTATCGGAATTCAGATTGGAGGAATTGGTTCTTTGGCACCTGGACAGCGTAAAACCCTTTCAAAATTTGGAATGAAGGCTTTAATTGGTGGAACTATCGCTTCGCTTATTTCTGCAACTATTGCGGGAATGATTATTGGGTAG
- a CDS encoding thymidylate synthase, which yields MKQYHDLLKHVIENGTEKQDRTGTGTKSVFGYQMRFDLSEGFPMVTTKKLHLKSIIYELLWFLKGDTNIKYLQENGVKIWNEWADENGNLGPVYGHQWRNWNSEEIDQISEIIQTLKTNPDSRRMLVSAWNPSVMPDTSKPFSENVANGKAALPPCHAFFQFYVADGKLSCQLYQRSADSFLGVPFNIASYALFTMMMAQVCGYEPGDFIHTFGDAHIYSNHYEQVALQLSREPRPLPKMLLNPNVKDIFGFTFDDFTLVDYNPHPHIKGAVAI from the coding sequence ATGAAACAATACCACGACCTTCTTAAGCACGTAATCGAAAACGGAACCGAAAAACAAGACCGCACAGGCACTGGCACTAAAAGTGTTTTTGGTTACCAAATGCGCTTTGATCTTAGCGAAGGTTTCCCGATGGTTACGACTAAAAAACTTCACTTGAAATCTATCATTTACGAACTTCTATGGTTTTTGAAAGGAGATACAAATATTAAATATCTTCAAGAAAACGGAGTGAAAATCTGGAACGAATGGGCTGATGAAAATGGTAATCTTGGACCCGTTTACGGCCACCAATGGCGAAACTGGAATAGTGAAGAAATTGACCAAATTTCAGAAATTATCCAAACCCTAAAAACAAATCCAGACAGCCGCAGAATGCTGGTAAGCGCCTGGAATCCGAGCGTAATGCCAGATACTTCAAAACCTTTTTCTGAAAATGTTGCGAATGGAAAAGCGGCGCTTCCACCCTGTCACGCTTTCTTTCAATTTTATGTTGCGGATGGAAAATTATCGTGTCAGTTATACCAACGTAGTGCAGATAGCTTCTTGGGTGTTCCTTTCAATATTGCTTCGTATGCACTGTTTACAATGATGATGGCGCAGGTTTGTGGTTACGAACCAGGAGATTTTATACACACCTTTGGAGATGCCCATATTTACAGCAATCATTACGAACAAGTTGCGCTTCAATTGTCCCGTGAACCAAGACCTTTACCAAAAATGTTGCTCAATCCAAATGTAAAAGATATTTTTGGCTTCACTTTTGATGACTTTACACTAGTGGATTACAATCCACACCCGCACATTAAAGGTGCCGTTGCCATTTAA
- a CDS encoding energy transducer TonB: MLKRILIITAIIATTSSFAQDGNVIDVSESEMKNGDVPFAVIEVVPVYPGCDETSNVELKKCMSDNIAAYVNKNFDMKKIDALDLPPKVYRSAVQFKINKEGNVVDVRARADIPEIETEAVRVISNLPQMKPGKQKGEAVGVLYSLPIIFKVEPPRRGQIKKNKQKSKN, translated from the coding sequence ATGTTGAAAAGAATCCTAATAATCACTGCTATAATCGCCACTACTTCTTCTTTCGCTCAGGATGGAAATGTTATAGATGTTTCTGAATCTGAAATGAAGAACGGAGATGTTCCATTCGCAGTAATTGAAGTCGTCCCTGTATATCCTGGTTGCGATGAAACTAGTAATGTAGAATTGAAAAAATGCATGTCAGATAATATTGCAGCGTATGTAAACAAGAATTTTGACATGAAAAAGATTGACGCCTTAGATTTGCCTCCAAAAGTTTACAGAAGCGCTGTGCAATTTAAAATTAACAAAGAAGGTAATGTTGTGGACGTTCGCGCTCGTGCAGACATTCCGGAGATTGAAACCGAAGCGGTTCGTGTTATAAGCAATCTTCCCCAAATGAAACCTGGCAAACAAAAAGGCGAAGCAGTTGGAGTGTTGTATTCGCTTCCTATAATTTTTAAAGTTGAACCGCCGAGAAGAGGTCAAATCAAAAAGAATAAGCAAAAGTCAAAAAACTAA
- the egtB gene encoding ergothioneine biosynthesis protein EgtB, producing MIATETLVSLFLETRQHTENICKPLEIEDYVVQPIVDVSPPKWHLGHTTWFFEEFILKPHKPGYQLFHEDFAFVFNSYYENVGKRVIRNDRGNLSRPGVAKVYDYRLYVTNELKDFLFEEISSELEEILLIGIHHEKQHQELLTTDIKYILGNNPLLPKYNDSFLENPVQEFKQKWILMVEGIYEIGHHNPEEFCYDNELGRHKVYLQGYKISNKLVTNAEYLEFINAGGYKDFNLWHAEGWDWVKTNNISAPMYWHNIDGQWYQYTMQGLQKINLDAAVSHISYYEAFAFAQWKDCRLPTEFEWEAAQKNFEWGSRWEWTESAYLPYPDYTKAPGAIGEYNGKFMVNQKVLRGGSVATSPKHTRPTYRNFFQTNLRWQFTGLRLAK from the coding sequence ATGATTGCAACTGAAACATTGGTTTCTCTTTTCCTTGAAACCCGCCAACATACTGAAAATATTTGCAAACCGTTAGAGATTGAAGACTACGTTGTTCAGCCGATTGTAGATGTTTCTCCTCCCAAATGGCATCTTGGTCATACCACTTGGTTTTTTGAAGAATTCATCTTAAAACCTCACAAACCTGGCTACCAATTGTTTCACGAAGATTTCGCTTTTGTTTTCAACAGTTATTACGAAAACGTTGGTAAACGTGTAATTAGAAATGACCGTGGAAACCTCTCTCGGCCAGGCGTAGCAAAGGTTTATGATTATAGACTTTATGTTACCAATGAATTAAAGGATTTCCTTTTTGAAGAAATTTCATCAGAACTGGAAGAAATTCTTTTAATAGGAATTCATCACGAAAAGCAACATCAAGAACTGCTCACTACAGATATAAAATACATTCTAGGCAACAACCCGCTGCTTCCAAAATACAACGATTCATTTTTAGAAAATCCTGTCCAGGAATTTAAACAGAAATGGATTTTAATGGTAGAAGGTATTTATGAAATTGGTCACCACAATCCCGAAGAATTCTGTTATGACAATGAATTAGGACGACACAAAGTATATCTTCAAGGTTACAAGATTTCAAACAAACTAGTTACCAACGCAGAATATCTTGAATTTATAAATGCTGGCGGCTATAAAGATTTCAATCTTTGGCACGCTGAAGGCTGGGATTGGGTAAAAACAAACAATATTTCAGCACCTATGTATTGGCACAATATTGATGGACAATGGTATCAATATACCATGCAAGGACTTCAAAAAATAAATCTAGATGCAGCCGTTTCACATATTTCCTATTACGAAGCATTTGCTTTTGCACAATGGAAAGATTGCCGTTTGCCAACTGAATTTGAATGGGAAGCCGCACAGAAAAACTTTGAATGGGGAAGCCGCTGGGAATGGACTGAAAGCGCGTACTTGCCATATCCCGATTACACTAAAGCACCCGGAGCCATCGGCGAATACAATGGGAAATTTATGGTAAACCAAAAAGTACTTCGGGGAGGCTCGGTTGCTACTTCACCAAAACACACACGACCTACTTACCGCAACTTTTTTCAAACTAATCTGCGCTGGCAATTTACTGGATTAAGGTTAGCAAAATAA
- a CDS encoding L-histidine N(alpha)-methyltransferase, which yields MIKTNPNLLNTSFKKEVFEGLTSFPKHLSSKYFYDKKGDKLFQDIMAMPGYYLTDCEFQILSTHTETIGELFRDRENGLDLIELGAGDGKKTKVLLKYMVENNFNFTYKPIDISENAVEMLSSNLSEEMPRLTVDAEVGEYFEVLERLKGFNKRKKVIMFLGSNIGNLKHPKAIDFLSKLKDAMLPEDLLFMGFDQKKNPQTILNAYNDETGITAAFNKNVLTRINRELGGNFQVEKFKHWEMYDPENGTAKSFLVATEAMEVTVEAINQTVNFDQWETIHTEISQKYDDKIVSWLAAESGLEIETSFTDEKEYYKNYLFRKA from the coding sequence ATGATAAAAACCAACCCAAATTTATTGAACACCTCCTTTAAGAAAGAAGTCTTTGAGGGACTCACTAGTTTTCCAAAACATCTTTCTTCAAAATATTTTTACGACAAAAAAGGCGACAAACTTTTTCAGGATATTATGGCGATGCCAGGATATTATTTAACGGATTGTGAATTTCAGATACTTTCCACACATACCGAAACCATCGGCGAACTTTTCCGTGATCGTGAAAATGGTTTGGATTTAATAGAATTGGGTGCTGGCGACGGTAAAAAGACAAAAGTTTTGTTGAAGTATATGGTTGAAAACAACTTCAACTTCACATATAAACCCATAGACATTAGTGAAAATGCAGTTGAAATGCTCTCTAGCAATCTCTCTGAAGAAATGCCCAGACTAACAGTAGATGCTGAAGTTGGTGAGTATTTTGAAGTTTTGGAAAGACTAAAAGGTTTCAACAAACGCAAAAAAGTAATTATGTTTCTGGGAAGCAACATTGGCAATCTAAAACATCCAAAAGCAATCGATTTTCTATCGAAATTAAAAGATGCCATGCTTCCGGAAGATCTACTTTTTATGGGTTTTGACCAAAAAAAGAATCCGCAAACTATTCTGAATGCTTATAACGATGAAACTGGAATTACAGCAGCTTTCAACAAAAATGTTTTGACAAGGATAAACCGTGAATTAGGTGGGAATTTTCAAGTTGAAAAATTTAAACACTGGGAAATGTACGACCCAGAAAACGGTACAGCAAAAAGTTTTCTCGTTGCTACTGAAGCTATGGAAGTAACGGTTGAAGCAATAAACCAAACCGTAAATTTTGACCAATGGGAAACCATCCACACCGAAATTTCACAAAAATATGACGATAAAATAGTGAGTTGGTTGGCAGCAGAATCTGGATTGGAAATTGAAACTTCCTTTACCGATGAAAAGGAATATTATAAGAATTATCTTTTTAGAAAGGCTTGA
- a CDS encoding aminotransferase class V-fold PLP-dependent enzyme, giving the protein MEDLRKHFPALESCIYLNTASNGVIPKPVIEWRRQHDLDLMNHASVFRDKHKLHIEQIRQKVADFFDASPDEIALVPNVSFAINTVLEGLPKGQKVLLLKDDYPSINWPVETRDFDVCYAEIDENLEKNIEAAVAKHKPDVFMFSIVQWLSGIKIDFEFLKGLKDKHPNLLLIADGTQYLGTENFSFADNAIDVLGASAYKWLTAGYGNGFIMVKESARERIFPKTIGFNSAEKFESLATETTFMKHFEPGHQDTLNYGSLEQAMLFQEKLGNDNIYQKIASLSAKAKGHFTEMGLLKNDTLLREKHSSIFNLKGDRELFKKLQEYDIICSPRGGGIRVSFHYYNTEEEIDKLIGVLSRCV; this is encoded by the coding sequence ATGGAAGATTTAAGAAAACACTTTCCCGCTTTAGAATCTTGTATTTATCTGAATACCGCTTCAAATGGTGTAATTCCAAAGCCGGTGATTGAATGGCGCCGCCAACACGATTTAGATTTGATGAATCATGCCAGCGTTTTTCGTGATAAACACAAACTTCATATTGAACAAATTAGGCAAAAAGTGGCTGACTTTTTTGATGCTTCTCCAGATGAAATTGCCTTGGTGCCAAACGTATCTTTCGCAATAAATACTGTATTGGAAGGACTTCCAAAAGGTCAAAAAGTGTTGCTTCTAAAAGATGATTATCCTTCAATAAATTGGCCAGTGGAAACGCGTGATTTTGACGTTTGCTATGCCGAAATAGATGAAAATTTAGAAAAAAATATTGAAGCCGCGGTCGCAAAACATAAACCTGATGTTTTTATGTTTAGCATCGTGCAATGGCTCAGCGGAATAAAGATTGATTTTGAATTTCTGAAAGGGTTAAAAGACAAGCACCCAAACCTACTTTTGATTGCAGATGGAACTCAATATTTGGGAACTGAAAATTTCAGTTTTGCTGATAACGCCATTGACGTTTTAGGAGCAAGTGCCTATAAATGGCTAACTGCGGGTTATGGCAACGGTTTTATAATGGTTAAAGAATCTGCTCGGGAACGAATTTTTCCGAAAACAATCGGTTTTAATTCCGCAGAAAAATTTGAAAGTTTGGCTACGGAAACCACTTTTATGAAACATTTTGAACCTGGACACCAAGACACTTTAAATTATGGGAGTTTAGAACAGGCAATGTTATTTCAGGAAAAGTTAGGGAATGATAATATCTATCAAAAGATAGCTTCACTTTCAGCCAAAGCGAAGGGGCATTTTACTGAAATGGGGTTGTTGAAAAATGACACACTACTTCGCGAAAAGCATTCTTCAATTTTCAATCTTAAAGGTGATAGAGAATTATTTAAAAAACTTCAGGAGTATGATATTATTTGTTCTCCAAGAGGTGGTGGGATTCGGGTGAGTTTTCATTATTATAATACTGAGGAAGAAATAGATAAACTTATTGGGGTTTTGAGTCGATGTGTTTAG
- a CDS encoding 2TM domain-containing protein → MFSKTKKTDRIDPEQREQYEYARHRIKQKKSLMRHFILFLVGSVLLIIINPVLGYGNDFFIKDWFIWAILIWTFIFLVHLFNVFVMNKFMDKEWEDRQLEKLKAKQATRIAELQKKVDTELQLPTTQPDTLKKNELNNPLPPDVQ, encoded by the coding sequence ATGTTTTCAAAAACTAAAAAAACCGACAGAATTGATCCCGAACAACGCGAACAATATGAATACGCTCGCCACAGAATAAAGCAGAAAAAGAGTTTGATGCGCCATTTTATTTTGTTTTTGGTGGGGTCTGTTTTACTTATTATTATCAATCCAGTTTTGGGTTATGGAAACGATTTCTTCATAAAAGATTGGTTTATTTGGGCTATTTTAATTTGGACATTTATATTTCTTGTTCATCTTTTCAATGTTTTTGTAATGAATAAATTCATGGACAAAGAATGGGAAGACCGCCAGCTTGAAAAACTGAAAGCCAAGCAAGCAACTCGTATTGCTGAACTTCAGAAAAAAGTTGATACCGAATTACAACTGCCAACAACACAGCCAGACACTCTAAAAAAAAATGAACTGAACAATCCCTTACCTCCAGACGTACAATGA
- a CDS encoding dihydrofolate reductase gives MITMIAAAGENNELGKDNGLVWHLPDDFKRFKQLTTGHNIIMGRRTFDSFDKLLRNRKHIVITRNKEYKKEGAVVVHSMEEALKLCKDDAEPFIIGGGEIYTTGLPFADKIELTRVHGTFKDADTFFPEFSTDEWQLVSEVEHGTDEKHKYSFTYETWLKR, from the coding sequence ATGATTACAATGATAGCCGCCGCTGGCGAAAATAACGAACTTGGAAAAGACAACGGTTTAGTTTGGCATCTGCCAGACGATTTTAAACGGTTTAAACAATTAACCACTGGTCACAATATAATTATGGGCAGGAGGACTTTTGACTCTTTTGATAAACTGCTACGCAACAGAAAACACATCGTTATTACTCGCAATAAAGAGTATAAAAAAGAAGGAGCGGTAGTGGTTCATAGTATGGAAGAAGCGCTTAAATTGTGCAAAGATGACGCTGAACCTTTTATAATTGGTGGTGGTGAAATTTACACAACGGGACTTCCCTTCGCAGATAAAATTGAACTAACCCGAGTTCACGGAACTTTTAAAGATGCAGATACTTTTTTTCCAGAATTTTCAACGGATGAGTGGCAACTTGTTTCTGAAGTTGAGCACGGAACGGATGAGAAACACAAGTATTCATTTACTTATGAAACTTGGTTGAAAAGGTAA